ATCATTAACCCTAAGCCAATCCCCTCTTCTTTAATACTATAAAAAGGTTCTCCGAGATATGGTATACGTTCTTTTGGAATCCCACACCCTTGATCGATAAAACGAATGCTTAATTGATTATTATCAAGTATATTTAATTGAATGAGAATTTCCCCTCCCATCGGCATAGATTCAATTGCATTTTTTAATATATTAACAAATACTTGTTTTAATTGATTTCCTTCACATGAAATCAATGGAATACCAGGGTTAAGATCGATTCTAAATTTTATATTATTCATCATTGCTTGAGGTTGTAGTAGCATTAAAACTTGATCCATTAGCACACTAATATCATTAGGTTGTATTTTTACCACCTGTGGTTTGGCTACCGCCATAAATTCAGTTGTAATGCTCTCTATACGCTCAATCTCTGATGATACTATATTAATATAACCCTGATTATTCTCATTTTCCGTTGATTTTAGTAATTGCATGAACCCTTTCATTGCAGTTAATGGATTATTAATCTCATGAGCCATTACAGTCGCTAATTGTCCTACAACAGCAAGTTTTTCAGATTTTCGCAATAATTCTTCTGTTTTTAGCCGTTCAGTGATATCACGAGAAATACTTAGGAAAACTTTTTTACCATTTAAGTTAAAAACACGAACACTAAACTCAGTTGTTATTACTTTTCCTGTTGGAAAAACATATTCATCTTGCAAAGTGAAGGAAGTTTGTCCCTTTTTAATTTTTTCTAATAACCTTACGATCATTTGAGAATCTTGTGGTACTATATTTGAAAATGATAATGAGAGCAACTCTTCTCTACTATATCCAAATCTTCTACACCCAACAGGGTTTACCTCAATAAATCGACTTGGAGCATTCTCTTCATTCAGCTCTACTACATATACGGCATCAGTTGCTTGTTCGATTAGTGCACGGTATTTCATTTCACTATCTCTTAATTGCTGGTGTAATCGATGCCGTTCTCTTTCTGCTTGTTTCCTTTCAGAGATGTCTCTACATATTGCTGATAAAGCTATCACATTTCCTCTTACATCTAATATAGGAGAAACTGTCAGACTGACATCAAGAAGACTCCCATCGTTACGTTGTCTAACAGTTTCTAATCTAGTAACCACAGATTCTCCTGTTAGAATTTTCTGAATATTTTTAAGTGATTCTTCCATTAAAAAATCTGGTACACAAGGTAATCTCTTACCTATGATTTCTTGTGATGACCAACCAAATATCTTTTCATAAGCTTTATTCGCTTGTAAAATATACCCTTCTCGATCAGAAATGGTAATAGCATCTAGATTGTGCTTTATAAATGATTCCAACAATTCTTTGGTAGCGCTTAATTCTGATTCTACCTTTTTCCTTTCAGTTATATCAACTGTAGAACCAACAACTTCAATAACTTGTCCATTTCGTTTAATCGGCCTAAGCGCAATAAGAATAATAGTTTTATCATTTGGCCAAGGTAATTCAAATATAATTTCTTTTCCTTCCCATGCCTGAAGATAGTACTTCATCAATTGTGGAACTAAATGTGGAGGAACAATAGAAGCATCAATAGTACGTAAGCTTTTTCCTACCACCTGTTCAGAATAAAATCCGTTTTGATAATAAAACTGTCCATCACATAAAGTGTGTATAAAGTGCTTACCCACTTTTTTAAATTTAAAAATTCCTCCTTGAAGCTCATGTACGGTATCTGCAAGTTCTTGCTTCGATTTTTTTAATTCTCGATTCATTTTAGATAAGTCCCGTGTTAAATAATACAATCTCTGGTAGGCTTCCATAAGAAATAGCCCAATTAAAAGTCCTAACGCTATATATAATAGGCCTCCTGTGTAAAGTAATGTAGTATTAAATAATACGCCAACTAACCACTTTATTCCAATAAAAACAGAAAAATATAACGATGCACTTTTAAAAGGATGTAGTTTTTTAAAATAAGTTTTAAAGGTAGAAAATAGAATCCCCATACCTAAATAAGCAATCACAGGAGGTTCCCAGTACCCTCCAGTGTAAAAGATACGCATTACAATTATGCTAATTAACGTAATCCAACCAGCAATACGACCAAAGTAAATAAAAGATAGAATAAGAGGAACAACTCGAAGATCGTAGGAAAATCCCATGTATGGAAAAGAAAAGAACATTAACGTAACTGCAATAATCCCTCCATAGAGCTTTTCAAAATATCGACTAGAATTAATTGTAAACACTTGGATAAATATTGCTGCGCTAACTAATAAAGAAAAAATAGAAAGGTTGATGAAATAATCTTTAATAATCATGTAATGTCCCTCCTTGCATTAAGTGTATTCGACAAAAAAACTAAAAATCCTACAAACTGTATAAACAGTTCAAATGCATAAATTTTAAACTAGGATAAAATCTAGAAAAGTAAATAAGGAGCACAGCAGATGAGATATTTTAATGAAAAATAGTTCAAAAAAGATAATAGTAACCGTTGACTACTATTATCTTTTTTCTTTAAGTTATCGTAATATGTCTGAAACTCTAAGGGACGTGGTATGTCATTTCATCAAACAATGATTATATGCTGAGTTCATGAATATAGAAATTTCATCTGTAATTTTTGAAACATAACACAAAAAAACAAAACTGTCTTTAAAAATGGAAAAAGCCTATATCAATGTCAACTAATCTATGTACAAAAACATTCACTTAATTTTGCATAAAATTACTGCACTTAGGAAGCGAAGTAGTTCTTCAGGGTCCATAAGAACACCTGTAGATGCTTCAGGATAACTACATAATTGTATGAGTATGAGTGATGTACTTGAAACCTTTCGGTAAAACCATCCACATAATGCAACTAACTCCTTGGTTCAATATTTACTTTTTCTTTAGCTAAGTATTCTAGGACATAAGGAGATATATGCCATTGCAATTTTTCAATTAACTTGGTGTCTAGTTTATTGTCCAGCTCCAATTACTTCGTTACTTTTCAGATTCAGTTCATTATATTTTGTACTTTGTCTTTATACACAACATATTCTTTACCATCCACTACTGCTACTATCGCAAATTCATCATTTGGATTGAATGAAAGCCAATCAGCCCACATGTTAGTATTAGCCCCTCCACTCCACATATTATGAACAGTGTTTTTAGTTAAATTCATAACTTTATAAGACGCATTTGGCGCATTTGTTCCAGTCTTTATTTCAAAAGTGTATGCGTTATGAATTTTTTTATAAAAGTAGAAAACGTTTGATGGACGAAGCTGATTCAAAAAATCCTGTTCTTTTTTCTCTGCAATTTTTATCCCTTCTTGCAAAGTGACAACATCTGTTTTTAATGTTTTCCAACTGTTTTTCGCTGCATTCAAGCTAGGGGTTAAGAATTTATATTTATTTTGATCAGCTTTTTGATCAGCTTTATCAATATGTCCCAGTACACCCGAATATTGAGAATCTAAATCCTCCCATTGCGTAGACATATAAGTAAGAGCAGTGATAGCACTATCAAGCATACTATGCATATCACTAATATTATGAAATGCAACTCCAACTACACGATTCAATGTTATTTTATAATCTACAGTCTGACGCAATTTTGCTAATTCAGGTTCTAGCCAACCTAACTTACCTCTTGCATCACCTATCATTATGCCACCAGCAATCAAGGTTGGAATAAAGGGGATTTTCACCATGTCTAACCCCTTAGATTCTATGTCTTTCTGATATTTTACTTGTCCTAAAAGGTCCTCTAGACGCTTTTGGTCAGCCTCCACATCAGCACCTTGGTTTTTTAAAATCGATTGCAATGTCTCTTTATGACTTCCAAATGTTCTAACATCTTCTCCAATAGCATTTTTTAATTGAATTAATTCTTCTATTAATGCTTTTGCAGAGTTTTGATTTTGTTGAATTCCTCCCTGTAAATCTGTAATCCCTTTTTTTAAAGTATCTCCATTTCCAGTATTGATCGCCTCTACTAATGTTTCATAATAATTTTCAAATTTTGTATCGTATTCTATAATGCCTGTCAATGTATCAAAAAGCTGTTTTTTTACTTGTGTATTCCATGTAACAGCATGTGCTCTTGCATTCTTTTGATCTTGTACAATTTTACTAGGTAAATCTGCATTTCCATTAATAGTTATTCCTTCAAAACTCACATCTGGATTATTAATTAGCAAATAAGAATATTCATTCATAGCTTTTGCAAATAAACCAGCATCTTGCAAAGCTTTTTTCATCTGTTCTTCATTTGCTGAAAGAGACATATTTTCAGTGTTCGTTTGTTCAATTTCAATTGCAAAAGTTTCTAGTGGTATGACTGCATAAGTAGTTGTTATAGTTAAAAACGCTGATACAGCGAGTAGTTTATTAGGAATTTTTTTCATCATTTCGTATTCCTCCTATATAAGGTATGGTTTCAAGTTCTAATCTTATTAAAAAGCGATGTCTTTCAAAATGAGTTCTACATCTTTTATCAGTATCGTTTGAACTTTCTTTAGCAGCCTTCAAATCATTAAGTATTAAAGAAAATGTATATCATCTGCTTCAAATTAACCAATTCTGTTGCAAATTTTAAAAAAGCAATTAAACTACAAGGTTATTTTTTATTCGAATCATACTTATATATAATTGAAAGGCGAAGTCTTTAATGAGACTCCGCCTTTCTGTTATATAAGGATTTATTAATTATTACTTTTCTGTTTAACAGTGTAATCATAGACTTTCTATGTTTTAGTTCACTTTACAACAGAATTAATATTTCCCTATTTTTGTGGAGTAACAGTTTCCACTTTTAATTCCTTTATTCCTTCTTTTAATGTAACAGCATCTGTTCGTAATGTTTTCCAACTGTCTTTCGCTGCATTTAAATTAGGTTTTAAGAATTTAAATTTATTTTGATCGGCTTTTTGAGCTGCATTCTCAATATGCCCTAGAACGCCCGAATATTGAGAATCTAAATCATGCCACTGCGTGGACATATAAGTAAGAGCGTTAATAGCATCATCAAGCGCCTTGTGCATTTCATTAATATTACTGTAAGCAACTCCAACTACACGATTTAAGGTTACTTTATAATCCACGGTCTGACGTAATTCTGCTAATAAAGGCTCTAACTTACCTAAATTATCTCTTGCTACTCCCACTATGATACCGCCAATTATTGGTAGACCCAAAATAGCACCCTTCATTACATTAAACCCATCAGATTCTAATTGTTTATAATAGTTTACTGATCCTAATACTTCTTCTAGACGCTTTTGATCGGCATCAACATCTGCACCTTGATTTTTTAAAATTGACTGCAAGAGCTCTTTATTACTTCCAAATGCTCTAACATCGTGTCCAATAGAGTCTCTTAATTTAGTTAATTCTTCTATTAGTTGTTGTGCATACTTTTGATTTTGTTGAATTTCACCTCGCAAATCTGTAATCCCTTCTTTTAAAGTTTCTCCATCCCCTGTATTAATCGCCTCTACCATTGTTTCATAATAATTGTCAAATGTTGTATCGTATTCAACAATACCATT
This Bacillus paramycoides DNA region includes the following protein-coding sequences:
- a CDS encoding PAS domain S-box protein, which gives rise to MIIKDYFINLSIFSLLVSAAIFIQVFTINSSRYFEKLYGGIIAVTLMFFSFPYMGFSYDLRVVPLILSFIYFGRIAGWITLISIIVMRIFYTGGYWEPPVIAYLGMGILFSTFKTYFKKLHPFKSASLYFSVFIGIKWLVGVLFNTTLLYTGGLLYIALGLLIGLFLMEAYQRLYYLTRDLSKMNRELKKSKQELADTVHELQGGIFKFKKVGKHFIHTLCDGQFYYQNGFYSEQVVGKSLRTIDASIVPPHLVPQLMKYYLQAWEGKEIIFELPWPNDKTIILIALRPIKRNGQVIEVVGSTVDITERKKVESELSATKELLESFIKHNLDAITISDREGYILQANKAYEKIFGWSSQEIIGKRLPCVPDFLMEESLKNIQKILTGESVVTRLETVRQRNDGSLLDVSLTVSPILDVRGNVIALSAICRDISERKQAERERHRLHQQLRDSEMKYRALIEQATDAVYVVELNEENAPSRFIEVNPVGCRRFGYSREELLSLSFSNIVPQDSQMIVRLLEKIKKGQTSFTLQDEYVFPTGKVITTEFSVRVFNLNGKKVFLSISRDITERLKTEELLRKSEKLAVVGQLATVMAHEINNPLTAMKGFMQLLKSTENENNQGYINIVSSEIERIESITTEFMAVAKPQVVKIQPNDISVLMDQVLMLLQPQAMMNNIKFRIDLNPGIPLISCEGNQLKQVFVNILKNAIESMPMGGEILIQLNILDNNQLSIRFIDQGCGIPKERIPYLGEPFYSIKEEGIGLGLMICYKIIETHQGKIFIESEVNKGTTVEVTLPICTLQN
- the hblA gene encoding hemolytic enterotoxin HBL binding subunit HblA, giving the protein MMKKIPNKLLAVSAFLTITTTYAVIPLETFAIEIEQTNTENMSLSANEEQMKKALQDAGLFAKAMNEYSYLLINNPDVSFEGITINGNADLPSKIVQDQKNARAHAVTWNTQVKKQLFDTLTGIIEYDTKFENYYETLVEAINTGNGDTLKKGITDLQGGIQQNQNSAKALIEELIQLKNAIGEDVRTFGSHKETLQSILKNQGADVEADQKRLEDLLGQVKYQKDIESKGLDMVKIPFIPTLIAGGIMIGDARGKLGWLEPELAKLRQTVDYKITLNRVVGVAFHNISDMHSMLDSAITALTYMSTQWEDLDSQYSGVLGHIDKADQKADQNKYKFLTPSLNAAKNSWKTLKTDVVTLQEGIKIAEKKEQDFLNQLRPSNVFYFYKKIHNAYTFEIKTGTNAPNASYKVMNLTKNTVHNMWSGGANTNMWADWLSFNPNDEFAIVAVVDGKEYVVYKDKVQNIMN
- the hblB gene encoding hemolytic enterotoxin HBL binding subunit HblB, which codes for MIKKIPYKLLAVSTLLTITTANVVSPVTTFASEIEQTNNEDTALSANEARMKETLQKAGLFAKSMNAYSYMLIKNPDVNFEGITINGYVDLPGRIVQDQKNARAHAVTWDTKVKKQLLDTLNGIVEYDTTFDNYYETMVEAINTGDGETLKEGITDLRGEIQQNQKYAQQLIEELTKLRDSIGHDVRAFGSNKELLQSILKNQGADVDADQKRLEEVLGSVNYYKQLESDGFNVMKGAILGLPIIGGIIVGVARDNLGKLEPLLAELRQTVDYKVTLNRVVGVAYSNINEMHKALDDAINALTYMSTQWHDLDSQYSGVLGHIENAAQKADQNKFKFLKPNLNAAKDSWKTLRTDAVTLKEGIKELKVETVTPQK